From Mercenaria mercenaria strain notata chromosome 17, MADL_Memer_1, whole genome shotgun sequence, the proteins below share one genomic window:
- the LOC128550354 gene encoding uncharacterized protein LOC128550354, producing the protein MYGSGIGVLNVYVQSGPSLPSSPIWYKKGNQSNLWLEGSINITADKPFLIILEGLRGNSYHGDIAVDDVELTEGSCGSRLTGVPATSISVSKSADKAILGNNTFAFSCKYIIPLQAQLYAVEVQRKRKDESNFTTVVTFQNQFSQFNVTYQDMSLESRTEGIRPTTENNSTAGLVFRNIECSDKAEYKCKVYYSDGTNQSIENTTEIAVKAQTMFSQKGRITYFPNTNLTEGEEVVFTCEGDVGSEPVGDIAWFYYLNNDTTNAVDVTSDASSTVSVYKENMCSYTRTSVLRLNMTEDLNNVTVRCTAQQNVFSQTGDGYVQTNTIPVQLFYSPKIDLMANETHTEGPGALTLRCTADSYPAPDYVWLLPDGSGSLGSYLELRNLTVGNSGLYMCIAHNFFKGENHTTNTTTYVRVEKAPTPVTEVITTTPSLIQTTSTKDYYTLKEAIHVVCTNYHWNITVEMDKIRNTYPTARASDIYLGENKCKGVQNGDLLIFQHDLSECLTSELLVNGIEVYNNELIYAEHDPVYLFIVLHYNWTVGVECDIRQNGTAIGGFPSNATSAIAYNVSSPQYPVSVSFYKDQDFIHEIGKGNPLHAEIGSHVYAKVFTTATDWNIRMRVHTCYTKPTEHAHDHMKYFLIKNGCEVNTNTHIISQSTHETRFVFDSFEYSNSHEEIYVFCDALFCNSSDWSAQCRQTCNPVT; encoded by the exons ATGTATGGTAGTGGTATTGGAGTACTTAATGTATATGTACAGTCTGGACCGTCATTGCCATCATCTCCCATCTGGTACAAAAAAGGTAACCAGAGCAATCTATGGCTGGAAGGTAGTATCAACATTACAGCGGATAAACCATTTTTG ATAATACTGGAAGGACTACGAGGAAATAGTTATCATGGTGATATAGCAGTAGATGATGTAGAACTTACGGAAGGATCATGTGGAAGTAGGCTTACAG GTGTACCCGCAACTTCTATTAGTGTCTCCAAGAGTGCTGACAAAGCGATTCTTGGGAATAACACATTTGCTTTCTCCTGCAAATACATTATTCCATTGCAAGCTCAACTGTATGCAGTAGAGGTACAGAGAAAAAGGAAAGATGAATCAAATTTCACAACTGTAGTGACATTCCAAAATCAGTTTAGTCAATTTAATGTAACTTATCAAGACATGTCATTGGAATCCAGGACTGAAGGAATAAGACCAACAACAGAGAACAATTCTACTGCTGGTCTCGTGTTCAGGAATATAGAATGTTCTGATAAGGCTGAATATAAATGTAAGGTGTACTATTCTGACGGAACGAACCAAAGTATTGAGAATACCACTGAAATAGCTGTGAAAG CACAGACTATGTTTTCACAAAAAGGTCGTATTACATACTTCCCAAACACAAATTTAACAGAGGGCGAAGAAGTCGTCTTCACCTGTGAGGGAGATGTAGGCAGTGAGCCAGTAGGGGATATTGCTTGGTTTTATTACCTTAATAACGATACCACAAATGCTGTCGATGTAACATCTGATGCGTCGTCAACAGTTTCAGTATACAAGGAAAATATGTGCTCTTATACACGTACCTCTGTGTTACGATTAAACATGACAGAGGACCTCAATAATGTTACAGTGAGGTGCACAGCACAACAGAACGTTTTCAGCCAGACTGGTGATGGCTATGTTCAAACTAATACGATTCCTGTTCAATTGTTTT ATTCACCTAAGATCGACCTCATGGCAAATGAAACACATACAGAAGGACCTGGAGCTTTGACCCTTCGCTGTACTGCAGACTCTTATCCCGCACCTGACTATGTTTGGCTACTACCGGATGGATCAGGGAGTCTGGGATCTTATTTGGAACTCAGGAATCTTACCGTAGGAAACTCGGGATTATACATGTGTATTGCACACAATTTTTTCAAAGGTGAAAATCATACAACAAACACAACAACTTATGTACGCGTTGAAAAAGCTCCAACACCGGTAACAGAGGTCATCACTACCACACCTTCTTTGATTCAAACAACATCTACTAAAGATT ATTACACTCTGAAGGAAGCTATACATGTGGTATGCACTAACTATCACTGGAATATTACGGTGGAAATGGACAAAATACGGAACACCTACCCAACAGCAAGGGCATCTGATATATACCTTGGAGAGAATAAATGTAAAGGTGTGCAAAATGGTGAccttctaatatttcaacatgacCTTTCCGAATGCTTAACAAGTGAACTG CTTGTCAACGGAATTGAAGTGTATAACAACGAATTGATTTATGCGGAACACGATCCTGTATACCTGTTTATAGTGCTTCACTATAACTGGACAGTTGGAGTAGAATGTGACATAAGACAGAACGGAACTGCTATAG GTGGATTTCCCAGTAATGCGACCAGCGCAATAGCTTAtaatgtcagtagtccccaataCCCCGTCAGCGTGTCATTTTACAAAGATCAGGATTTCATCCACGAAATTGGTAAAGGAAACCCTTTGCATGCTGAGATAGGCTCGCACGTCTACGCCAAGGTGTTTACAACAGCCACTGACTGGAACATCAGGATGCGAGTACACACGTGTTACACAAAACCGACTGAGCATGCGCATGACCATATGAAGTATTTTCTGATAAAGAATGG GTGTGAGGTAAACACGAACACGCATATAATTTCCCAATCTACGCATGAGACAAGATTTGTGTTTGATAGTTTCGAGTACTCAAACAGCCATGAAGAGATATATGTGTTTTGTGATGCCCTATTCTGTAACTCCTCCGACTGGTCTGCCCAGTGTCGTCAAACGTGCAACCCAGTAACATAA